In Methanobrevibacter sp., the genomic stretch TGCATTAAACAATTTAAATAAATATTCTGATAAAATCATTACTCTAAATACAATTTTATCTGTGCATAAAGATCTCACTAAATACTTATTAAAAGATTCAGAATATGAAGGTAAATTCAGAGACACACGAGTATTCATTGGTAATTTACATACTAAAAAAATCAATTATATTCCTCCAGATGCTTATAAAGTACCGGGTTTGATAGATGAATTATTGGACTGGTTAAACAATTCAACAGATGATGTATCCGGTCATTATCGCAGGAATCCTTCATTATGAATTAGTACGTATCCACCCATTTATAGATGGAAACGGACGTACCAGCAGACTTATGGCAACATTAATACTGTCAATCCATAAGTTTAATATTGATAACTACTTCACATTAGATGAATATTACAATCAAGATAGGCAGGCTTATGTTGATGCACTGAAAAGTGCAGATAAGAACCATGATTTAACAAATTGGTTGGAATATTTCTGTCAAGGAGTGCTATATTCAATTGATAAAGTTAAATCTGAAGTATTGAATTTAGCTCAAATAACATCAAAATATGACAATACAATTTAATTAACTCCCAATGAAATTTCTGTATTGACTCTTCTTGAAGAAAAAAAGCATATACAAAATAAGGATATTCAAGAGATGTTAAGCATTTCTCCTCAGGCCAGTTATAAAATTATTAGAAAATTGAAAAATAAAGAATTAATTAAAAGCACTGGAAACGGTAGAAATACAGAATATATATTAAAATAAATTTTTTCATCAAAACGTTAATCATCAACCTTAATCATCAACCAACACCATTTTTTTATTTTTCATTAAAATGCTTTAAATCATTAAATAAGTAATTTAAGGAATTTAAAAAAAATAATCATCAACCAAAAAACATACTAATCATCAACCATATCAATAACTTTATGATTCATTTTTCACAATGGGATTATAAATTATGATTTATCTCACGGAAGATGAAGGTAAATTCGTTAGATCCCATAAAGTTGTTGCTTCTCATGTTTTAGAGCAGGTTTTTGATGAGGATGATCAACTCATAAGTGAAGAACTTAAAGAGTTATAATTTAAACTTTTGCGATTAGGTTTTGAATAATTCAATAACTAATATACGTTTTAAAGATATAATTTTCCTTTTTGTTGTTTTATTATATTTTTGAAGTTTGATACACAAAAACTGTGAGTATATTTGCAAATATACTTTATAACAGAACATTTGTTCCCTATATTACAGAAGGTTCGTTTTCCACAAGATTTAATAACTATAAATTATTTAATTGTTTAATGCACGAATACAAAAAAATTAATTTTGATTTGGAAAATTCATTAGCTAATTCACGTTTTAAACCTGAAGATGTTAATTATGCAAATTGATATTTATTCGTGTAAAAACTGAAATTGGAGAAATATTAATAATTAGAAAATTTGGAGTATAAAAATAATGTTTTGGATAGTGTTATGATTGATTATTTTAACAATACTCTTTATTTTGAATTTGTGTTTTTTATGGGTGTTGTATACTGCTTTATTGGAACAAGGGTTGATAATATAAGTGGAGAGATTAATGTGGTTGATGTTATTGTGAAA encodes the following:
- a CDS encoding Fic family protein, encoding MLEPQFRYTNKIVNYIAEIASAKEIISNAKIIPLYDTKLKQDALIKSSHYSTSIEGNPLNLDEVKTLINNNQKPTTKAEQEILNYFNALNNLNKYSDKIITLNTILSVHKDLTKYLLKDSEYEGKFRDTRVFIGNLHTKKINYIPPDAYKVPGLIDELLDWLNNSTDDVSGHYRRNPSL
- a CDS encoding Fic family protein, encoding MMYPVIIAGILHYELVRIHPFIDGNGRTSRLMATLILSIHKFNIDNYFTLDEYYNQDRQAYVDALKSADKNHDLTNWLEYFCQGVLYSIDKVKSEVLNLAQITSKYDNTI
- a CDS encoding winged helix-turn-helix transcriptional regulator, with amino-acid sequence MTLLEEKKHIQNKDIQEMLSISPQASYKIIRKLKNKELIKSTGNGRNTEYILK